TTGTCACCATCATGATCACCAATACCACTATCActatcaccatcatcatcaccaccaaCATTGCTACCACTACCTCTACCACCATCATTGTTACCACCAACACCACTACCTCTGTAATTGTCCCTACAACTACCACCAACATCGTCGTAACCACTACCACCGCCACTATCATCACTTCCACCATTGTTGCTACTAATATAACCACCACCATCAGTATTACTACCACCACCCTCATTAACATTGCTATCACCATTACCAACAATACCACCTTCATCATCGTTACCAaaaccaccaccatcaccacaGAGCCACCAATTATGCCACCACCAACACCGCTATCACCGTTGTCACCATCATTGTTACCGACATTACTACCACTACCACTAACATTGTCGCTATCATTATCACCACTTGCTGCCACCACCATCGACATTGTCCTCGTCACTATTATCATTGTCACCATAACCACATTGGTATCTCTATCGTAACCGTCACTgctaacatcatcatcatcactaatgttattattactatcacacaaaaaatactcttaaattaattttaatacgatataaaacttttaaattaagtttatttgaaattaattatattttaaaactgatttaaaatgtttttgaaactaagactaaaaattaattgttatttttaaaaatttcaaaactcagAAACAAAAATCATCCCAAAACAGGACCACGtttttacttttagtttctAATGAGAAAATTAATTGACTAGGaactattttcttttactattaatatttttagtcattCGTTAAGTGTCGCCCTTAATTGATGACACAATGATGGTTGCTGTCAGTGCACATGTTAAATTTTTGCGACAGTTAACACTGCAAATTCTTGGTTGGTTTGTTTAACCGCCAAAATTGTTTCTCATAGGAACAACACCGCGATTGATCTCTATGCTGGTGCAAGCTTTGGGTTGGCGAAATCCTCTCATCTTACTAAAATGACAAAGTTGTTGCACAAGAAAGAAAGgcactaataataattagtgaacCTTGGACAAATGAACCTTACTACGATTATCTTGTACGACTAATATATAATCTAATAACATGAAGGAATGGCATTACATGACTTCCGGACAatactttttcaaaaacataattacaagCGGTGCAGAAATCAATAAATTGTGTTATGGCCTTTAAGCAAAGTAATACTCAACATTTTCGACTGCATAATATTCCACAGCCAAAGAATAGCATTAAGATGACCAAAGAGATCAACTCTCAAGTGCATAGTGATCTATCTGAGAACTGCTAACCCCATGTTTGGTTATGCTTCCAATCCTCCCTGACCTGTGTATGTTTTTGGATCCACATTCAATTATTATCGATCTCTTTTACATCTTGGACGTGAATTATATATAGCCAACCGACCAATGCAAGGATAAAAGAATTAAAGCCTATATTTTAGGTcgatcaacaaaaaaatatttactattaatttttataaaataaaaagatcacatatattaaaaaaatacatatattatcaaaaagatttaacatataattttcttttttaaagtaaattttttttcctttaaatttacttttaagtCTCTCTCACCGGACCAATCCTTCTAGCCAAAATGTGGAAGGCATTGTCACCAAAATCTATGGACTAGCATTTATCCAACTATTTTAattagagaagaaaagaaactatGAATGACACATTGCTTTGCGGAGTGCTAAATGCTAACCTTCTTACGACATTAATATGTAATAATAGtaaatttctttcttctttttttctggaAAAGAATGTGACCTCGAGCTGGGGTCATTTGTAGTTTAAATCACACATGTCCATCGGAGCATAGCATAATTACTGaaacagaaaagaaataaattcaaaatcagaAGCAGATAAGTTAACTGCTTTAATTTTCATACTCAACAAGGTTCTTGCTAGCTAGCTCAAAGGGGTCGAGTGTGTCTCCCACTTGCCCTACCACAAAGTAGTGCATTCTTTGGAACAGGATATTCATCTCGGATTGATGTCGATGTTGTATAAACGCGCATGTAAAACTGTTGGCCAAGGTACTGCCGTGCCCAAAATTCAGACCTCAAGTTCCACATTCCCACGTTGTCAAGCGCAATATATATAGCAGTCCATGACTTGGGATATACCTGCaccaatcatcaaatatttatttgaatgacTTGTAAAATCTAATCTTCTGAGCATTGAGTAACATATTCTCTATTGTTAAGACACAATGCTTATTCGCACCTGAGTAGTGCACCGCGAAACTGCGTCTCGAAGATTGTACGTGTTCCTGCTAGCAGGTGTCCACTGTCCTCCATCCATACTACAAAAATAATGTTTCGCGTTAAAATGTAAAGAGATAGTAGTAAAATCCAATACTAAtgacaaatacaaaaataaaaattaaaaatattagataataaaaaaaaatagctagtaaattgaagaacaaaattaGATTTAAGTGTATTTATAATGATTGATGACTCACCCAACCACGAAGAAAGAGTAGCCATCGAGATGATAGCTCTGAATGATGTCTTCGTCGTTTTGGAAGACAAACTCCACAAATGTTCTGTAGTCAGTTTGCAGCACAGATGTGTCAAGGTATATGCCACCGCCAGTGGGCCTGTCGGAAAAGCTTCCGACACGGAAAACGCCAGGGATTTTAAAGTAGTCGGCGAGCTTAAGAGGAGTGTCTGGAGCAACGTAAGACACACTATTGATTGCGTATCTTTGTTTGCCATTCACTATACCAGGTGAACTCGACAGTATGATGGTCCTGGTTGTGTTTATGAGACCGTAATGGTAGGAGCCTTGCGGGTTGGGCCTAGGCCCACTTGCTGTCAGGTTGGTCCTGATGGAGCGGGCCTGATTCAAAGACCAATCAATTTGGATGGTGGGTCCACCAGGGGGTGGGCCTGAAACTGGGCCTGCAGAGTTGCTATAGCGAAGAACTCCAGTGGAGGTGAGAACTGTGGAGGTAAATCGAGTGGAGACCACAATGTAGTAGTCCTGAGCAGGTTGATCCGCGGTTACCAGAACAGAGTAAGATTGGCCCACGTGGACATCAAGGGATGAGTACGTAGTTTGAAGGGTGTGTGTTCCTTCAACTTCCACCAGTTTCAATTTGTGGTTTTGTATGCGAAAGTTAAGGGAATTTTCCAACCCCACATTTGATATCCTAAGCCTGTAGGTCTTTCCTGTTGAGtcataataataagataaaagagCTTATGTAATGAACTAAGCATTTTACTTATCAATTAATGAAGGACAAAGACAAGTAACAAATGGGATGCATACCTTGTTCCACATTGAAATATGCACCATTAGAACCACGACCATTGATTAGGATTCCATTGGGGAAAGGCAGCTTCCTACCGCTATCAAGCAGAGACATCAAATCCTGTAAAATAAGACAAACAAATGGTTGAGCTTGTACCAAAGATAAGATAATTAATAAAGTGAAAGATAAGATAATACTAGGTGAAATTAATTACCGTGTGGTTGAGCTTGTACCAATCTCCAATGAGGACAGTGTAATCACCGGCAGGATCATCGAAAGGGACTGGAATTCTAGGTCTGCTCAAAATCCTAATGCCTCCAAAACCACCAGCAGCTTTGTGAAATGCAAGAGATGGGAAGTAGTAGAAGCTTCCAATTTGATCCTTCACTTGAAGAATGTATGTGAAGTTCCCTCCTGGTGGGATGGGGCatgttgttcctaataccccaTCTTCGAATGAGTTCCTTCTCTGCTGTACCCCGTTCCTGCATGAATTTGTTTTCCATCAAAATGAATGCTGATGTTCTTATACTTGCTTCTAAAATGTTCATACacatatatgtttttctttctgccaaaacattaattaaaataaaatgcatgttattagaaaataaaaagagaagaagggGTAGATTCTAATATCCCGCCTGATTTATTACATACAATGTCATGATTTACTTGAGAAGTTACCAGGAGAAGATTTAAGGCTTCTCAATCAATGGATAGGTTGGATGTcttgttatattattaattaaaaaggtaAAGGTGGTTATTTTTagtggaaaaataaaatcagtgtGATAATCCATCCATCCATccataaataaagtaaatgggcccacaatataaattattggcATGGctaagaaataacaaaaaaatgaaactgaCTATTTCATCTTCTTGCattcttttctgttttatttCAGCAAGCAATCCGACATTATTTACATTGTTATTTGCCATTTTGCCTCATGTAGAAAGCCAAACTGCACTGCTGGCCAACCACTTATGCGGAATAATAACTTTTGATAATGTTTTCCATCTCCGTATATAATATACCATTTCCAGTCTAATACAATCACCAAATTCCATGTCCTGTCATAATCACGTATGTTTGCCCTTTCGTAGGAATAACGTTAACatgtaaaacattaaaaaaaaaatcgttttctatcaaatggattgttttttcttttgcacaATGTTATTAAGTTATtctaagaataataataataataatagatagaGTTATTTTGTTGAACTTTTgtacatatattaaattttaatagtttaattattgagtattttgatattatcttaagaattatattatacgtatcaaattttaaatattgaaattaagaattatattgtatattaatattaagcttatttaataaagtattaaataattttaaattttcataaataactATAGActttatttagtatttaataagaatttttaatttaaccattatattattgaaatttaatatatgataGAAATAATTTCCGTATATAAATGTCTAGACTTGACCTATttgagaataatttttaatttgacaaatagattattctaatttaatatataatgaaaataaattgagtGTGTATCTAAAACTATTCATTTTGATAACTTAATTATAGTAAATTATTAATCTaaccttaaattaaaattaattatcaagtagatcaagttgataatttttttaaaatatttaatagttgattaaattaattcaatttaacatataatataatttttttaaatataaagaaattttaatcataacattatatatataggaGTGCTAAGAAAATAGTATTTTCTAACACACTCTTTTTTGTTGGttaagatttatttataattataaaattatgcgaaagatttattaaataaaacatgagAGTTAAGACACAAAATTTTTGCTAATTCCAATGAATTTCAACTTATAACATAATTTGTTCGAAAaattagtgtatatatatatgattattttgaattagagtattttatttgtcattcttcaataacaacatctttgacaagaacatttttaagaacttctttgaatcacttatctttttttgactatatcatttttaacatctttaatttttttttctttagcacaCAAAGTCATAAACATGTTTAATTccaacttaaattttaaaatagttttaaaaaaaattatcagtaACCAAAAATAACATCTTAGTACAATATAAAGTACTAGTATTTGTCATAAATCtaagatataatttatatatttaaaatatttatttattataaattttagttatatatttaaaatatttatttattataaattttagttatataaatataaatatttgttctaTGTAATACAGAGGTTAAAATactgttatatatattatttaagatCTGGTTTGATGTCCGCAAATCAGAATTGGTGGGTTGACCCATGCCCCCTAGAAGGGGTAGGATGTGGACATTTGATAGTTGGCACTTTCCAGTTGCAGGTCATGTGACTCAACAAACATCCAAAATGTACTGCTAAACGTGCAACATCACATTCACACATACCAatctttaattaagaaaaactaaaagtttAACGTAAGCATGAGCATaactaattattcatttttttttgttgaattaactaattattcatttgatgcttAGAATCGGATTGAAAATGTATCATgggatttaattgaattggttgaGCATATGTATTATCTCTTCAAttctcaaagataaaaaaaaaaaactaattgcaAATGTAAAGTAAGTACCAGGAGAGGAGAAATGGCTGGTCCAAGCTGTTGAAGACATTGATGATGAGGTTGTCGTTGGTAACAGAATGAATGTCTGGACCTGGGAATTGACCGTTGATAAGTATTCCCTGtttgtgtgagtgtgtgtgagAGCAAGACACATAGTATGTTATTATGTTTAGAATGAATGAGATGAAAGTAGAAGAGAGAATCAAAGACCTGTTGGCGAACACCAAGTGGATAAATGTCTCCGTATGTAACATTCCAGTTGAAGAACCTGTATGGATCTTCAGCCACCACAGTGATGCTAAAGGCAGAAATGCACACTATAGCCACAGCCACCGCCGCTGTTTTGAGCGTCATTTTTGCTCTCATTTAATTACTCAAAagcagagaaagagagagacacacacacacaccacacTCTCTGGCCTCTGCCTCTGACtggtgaatgaatgaatgaagtgtagtgaagggagagagagaggttaCAAATGGAATGAAATCGACAAATGGAGTGCCTAGGGATGGATGAATACAAATACACGTTTTTAGGATGTGTTGAGTAGTTTAGAGGATGAAAATAGATgagaatttatttaattaaagaagaatataaaaaatatgaatcttataaaaaaatacaaaatttttgttgaatattatttttttcttctttatcaactacatcataaattatatatagaaatgattcttatatgaaattattcattaaataagaataaaaatatttaaatataccaacaaataaaaaataatattggaaCACAGTatgtttcataaaaataaactttagtttcaaacaaaataagtcaacttttatttaataaaataagctttcatatgaataaaaaaaaagagaaatcaaGTTAAGTCAACTTTTGTTTCTTGTCAAAAAAATGAgagcctttttttttaatttgaaagtcTTTCTTCAAGTGTtttatttgtcacacttttagctttttaaatgaataataaattcaTATATTCACTAGTTTAACTTgtttcaatatataatttaatatacaaaagttgatgaatataattaatcaataaaaataatattttaacttaataatcaaaattactaaaacattttaaagattaattgatggttattaattaaaaataaactcgTTATTATACCAACAAGTATAAAAGTTCTAAATTTtcacatgaaaaataaattattcaattttttttaaaaaaatagttaattttaattaagattttattgaaataattgattgaaaatatgaAACACTTCTGGTAATGCACTTGTCTacagtaattttatttattttgttttggttaaAGGGCAGAATGAAATGGGTGTCGGTGGCGGGGTCCACTCATGGGAGGAGCTGAATATTTGAACTGTGTGTTGTTGTCTCCCAGTCCCAGTCCACATGGCCTCGTGATTGTGCTTACAACTGTGCCTCCTAATTGGTTTTGTTTTCACGTCTAAAAAAGACAGTGCACATGTGAAGAATTTATACGCCTAGTATTCTCAATCGTTTTTCTATTCAGATCAGATGCATGCATTCACACACTCACTCATTTTCCAACTTTCAATTGCAGCCTTTCAATAATTCCACTTTGGTTGTTCTTCAAGCTAGTTCCACTCTAACAAAAGCAACAAATTTAAATCTGTTAGTAAAcaatatcatcatcattatcatcatattCATGTACTACAAAGGAAGCTTTCTCtctatataaaattttcaattacaaaaaaaaggaagaaatgaaacaTGTACTTTTCACACTAGCTAAAAAAATGCACAACTAAAAGCTCCTTTCATCAACCAACCTTGCTATACCATATAATACTAGTGGTACATAGGCATACCTATTTTTAAGGtatagttatttaatttttcgttAGGCAAGAATTCAATATGCATATACCCTCCAAAGTCAAAGATACATACTTATTTACCGACTATTGTTCTTGGCATCTTCTTCTAGCAACCTAATGTGTTGTCAGATGTTGCTGCACTAACTTAAGTTACTAGCCAGTGGCTagccattttcctttttctttccggCTGTGATGGTCGAAGTCTTCGAGAGTTATTTGGTAGTAGAAATGATAGAAAAATACGAatcaaagagagagaaaaagaaaagtgatcGAGAAATGAACAACTTGAGGGGCTATTCCTAAAGGacctaacaaatttttaattagaatcaTAGCATCTCTTTGAATTTGATTAATTCTCTCTTTTATCCTATTGTAATATTTTCGTTGAATGATCGTATTTGAAAACaatttgatgatgacaaaattaTCAAAGATCGACATTTATCATTTCTATTCAACAACATATGAATAGTTCCATGATTTTAACTTAGtgattgttgaatttttttcctcaaatcaatagaaaaaaatggATTAATAGTGGTGTAGTCTGACTCATTATCCAAGATAAATCTTGAACTGGACATATTATtcctttttcttatatatgaaaTATGGGATTTCACTAAGTCAATTCTTAAGAAATATCTAACCAAACCATGTATATTTATTTCAACAAAAGAAGCATGTGCATTCTATTTGGTTTGCTCAACCAAAAAATTATTCCGAGAATAtacaagaagataaaaaaaatacgagATTGTAtccaaaattatacaaaaaaaatataagaatttccCCCGGTGTCGAGGGAATTGGACAGATAAAGATTCAAACAAGAATTGATCTTATATAAGTCATAACATATATGGGATTTCTAAAGTTATTAATAGAGGGTAAGTTTCAAAAAATCGAAGAATTACGgacaaatatgtaaaaaaaaaaaactaaatggtATGAATCGAAAATTAAACATTACTATTGTAAATTGCAAATGCTCGTAAACATCCTAAAAGTTGAGACCtgtatcttttatttctttatgatGTACACAAAAATGCAGCTAAAAAAATGCATCTCATACATTTTATGACGGTTCATTTTGTGGCCAGTAGAAATGACCAcaaatcatgtattttttttttttgcattaagTGATACTTTTTTCTCaccattaaaaattataaaattttatattctaaCCAACTAAACTAATTTTCTCTGATACTTAGCACCTTCCCAGCATTGGGAGCATGCGATTCTAACGTGAGCTTTCGGGATTCTGTTGTTGTATCTGATGTTAAAAATGTGTCATCTAAAAACACTTGTGCCTGTGAAATTGCATTTTATTCTCATCACATTAGGCTGATGATTCAATTTCTTTTATAGGATGTAAAGGCAGAGACCTAACTCAATCCAAAAACTAGCTTAAAGAATGAGGATTACCCCTCATATATTTATGAAACTTGAattatttccaacaaaaattaaatgagagACTTCTGTCTGATAAAACCCCTACTCAATCGAATACACAAACATAAATAATACTTACCAAAAGATAATGATGGCTGAGATTGATAATAGTTCCTTtataaacaaacataaattaatttctattgtttaaaaaagatagaaagCAATGTTAAGGAAAATGTTAATCAATATGAAACAGAGAAAATGAAAACCTCAAAGAAGGATGAATATCATTGTAAATCATACTTTTCACGTATATTTCTCCTAAGAAACTCAACAtatctacaaaaacaaaaaataaatatactacTTCCTGTGTGattgcaaaaataaattaacaatgatttttttatttttctttttcttaattcttctttatttattttaaactaaacaCTCGTATTCCACTTTATTTCTcgtatatttcttttctttctcccaaaataacCAAACACACCAGTAACGAATAATAATAAGGACTATTCACggacattgaaaaaaaaagaaaaatttattataaaatgtgaTACTGCTTATCCTTTCTCCCGTACAGTTGTGTGCGTGTGCTGAAGTTTTAAATGCACATGTCTGGTTTGTGTGAGCCAAGTAATACAAGAAGATGCGCATATTATAAGGAATTATCTATATAGCTCAATCTGTCCTTTCGTGAGTAGGTCATGTACTGGAAAATAAGGTACAGTTCGTTGAAGGTTCACATGCCAACTATAGCATTCCAAATGTGCAAACACTTAGCTAGCCTTTTGTGTTCCACCCCCGGTACTTGTACATACTATACTACAGACCAGAAaaggaattttaattttctatataattttttattttacataaatagcCCGATTTCTAAGCTATACAAAGTTgcaaactttaaataaaataaaatgttacctAAAAAAAGTAGAATTGCCACTTATGTTAGAAGTTATTAATATATggttattggaaaaaaaaaaggttttaagaGAAAGCAATGTTTATTggtatatgttttaaaatttgtatctaAATGCAAAACaactattttttacaaaaaaaatcatgataaaaagataCTTCAGTATTTGATGTCAAGGCAAGTTAATAAGCGATTAAAGAACAcatttaacaaaacaaaaaaatgtacatGATTATTCCACCAAACTTTTCGACAATGTAACAAATTATCATGTTATCAATTTTGTTGTTACATAATTTGTTAACAGTGACTAAAATAATTCAATAGAAGTATCAtaagaaattcaaaaaaaaaaaaaaggactgtGAATGGCGAGGAGGGGTGTCTAGTATTATATGAGACAGTGAACCTTTAGACatcataagtatttttaaagactaaattgaGTTGATGATTTTCTTAAAGAATCAAACTAAGTATTTATTGAAGTGATTAAATGTATCTgctttataattcaataaataaaaccatGTTGATTAAAAAGGACATATCacatattaaaaatcatataatatattttaaaacttgtgtgccattgctttaattttaaattaataacagATTTAACATTGTAACAAGCAATGAACCAATGAAGTAATAACAGAAGTAGTATTAGATTTGACAGCTTTCCACTACCAAAAAAACAAGATTAGATTGCGCTCCTAACCTTCAAGGCATTGCTGGATGGGAGGAGCATTCCAATCCAACGCAATTTGGGAGCATCTtacgctccaatgtgttgggttgggtccattttcaattgatgcacatgaaaacaaaaagtcaATGAAGTCATGTGACTATCTATCACTAATTAAGCAGTAAAAAAATCTCTCACTAATTAATCATCACAGGAAGGCTTTTGCTCGGTCCATATTCTGTCAAATCACAGGCATAGAATCGGGTCCCATTTCGTTAGTTGGCATTTTATGCCATCCTAGATCCAGCTATTTTGCAaacaatatcaatattaatcatttaatcTGCTTATAATCTACTATTTTTTCTGCAAATTgacatttaaaaatgataaaaagattatacattaataatataaaaaaatttacataataattcaattataacttatcatatataataaatttgttaactttaaaataattatcttaaaataattctgataatttataattaaatt
The genomic region above belongs to Glycine max cultivar Williams 82 chromosome 14, Glycine_max_v4.0, whole genome shotgun sequence and contains:
- the LOC100812416 gene encoding L-ascorbate oxidase homolog isoform X1 translates to MRAKMTLKTAAVAVAIVCISAFSITVVAEDPYRFFNWNVTYGDIYPLGVRQQGILINGQFPGPDIHSVTNDNLIINVFNSLDQPFLLSWNGVQQRRNSFEDGVLGTTCPIPPGGNFTYILQVKDQIGSFYYFPSLAFHKAAGGFGGIRILSRPRIPVPFDDPAGDYTVLIGDWYKLNHTDLMSLLDSGRKLPFPNGILINGRGSNGAYFNVEQGKTYRLRISNVGLENSLNFRIQNHKLKLVEVEGTHTLQTTYSSLDVHVGQSYSVLVTADQPAQDYYIVVSTRFTSTVLTSTGVLRYSNSAGPVSGPPPGGPTIQIDWSLNQARSIRTNLTASGPRPNPQGSYHYGLINTTRTIILSSSPGIVNGKQRYAINSVSYVAPDTPLKLADYFKIPGVFRVGSFSDRPTGGGIYLDTSVLQTDYRTFVEFVFQNDEDIIQSYHLDGYSFFVVGMDGGQWTPASRNTYNLRDAVSRCTTQVYPKSWTAIYIALDNVGMWNLRSEFWARQYLGQQFYMRVYTTSTSIRDEYPVPKNALLCGRASGRHTRPL
- the LOC106795923 gene encoding cell wall protein IFF6 — encoded protein: MSMVVAASGDNDSDNVSGSGSNVGNNDGDNGGIVGNGDSNVNEGGGSNTDGGGYISSNNGGSDDSGGGSGYDDVGGSCRDNYRGSGVGGNNDGGRGSGSNVGGDDDGDSDSGIGDHDGDNDDDSYINGDGSNVGGDDDVSTNDGGVDS
- the LOC100812416 gene encoding L-ascorbate oxidase homolog isoform X2, translated to MTLNGVQQRRNSFEDGVLGTTCPIPPGGNFTYILQVKDQIGSFYYFPSLAFHKAAGGFGGIRILSRPRIPVPFDDPAGDYTVLIGDWYKLNHTDLMSLLDSGRKLPFPNGILINGRGSNGAYFNVEQGKTYRLRISNVGLENSLNFRIQNHKLKLVEVEGTHTLQTTYSSLDVHVGQSYSVLVTADQPAQDYYIVVSTRFTSTVLTSTGVLRYSNSAGPVSGPPPGGPTIQIDWSLNQARSIRTNLTASGPRPNPQGSYHYGLINTTRTIILSSSPGIVNGKQRYAINSVSYVAPDTPLKLADYFKIPGVFRVGSFSDRPTGGGIYLDTSVLQTDYRTFVEFVFQNDEDIIQSYHLDGYSFFVVGMDGGQWTPASRNTYNLRDAVSRCTTQVYPKSWTAIYIALDNVGMWNLRSEFWARQYLGQQFYMRVYTTSTSIRDEYPVPKNALLCGRASGRHTRPL